From one Flavobacteriales bacterium genomic stretch:
- a CDS encoding thiol-activated cytolysin family protein, producing the protein MKHAFQKSVTLLLTVAAATACKKEPNGGPDWPMPDDEVIIQYVDDSLREAFNSAIAGQTNCLQFPAPVDPPMPTGGASEEDEQENQQTWTCQVQPMRFGPQFNEASIFGPSDVAYVGSILRGGSISSGEWTPMNYQGRAPLTVTSSLNTGSASASVVMANPGLSAYADAHNSLISNAIVGGTPSTVMLHTHEVKAREEAQRQLGFGVGANFGLWGGSIAGQFSWNSVQQRSRFLLKLVQAYYTMNLNVPAEPDDWFGQGHLPSHEQMIDQNHCPVYISSITYGRIAYVTIESSSSSQEVRQAIQASWNAYTASGTFDFNNAQMNALEDRQISVFMIGGNTSGLQDIAAGDIGGMIGSGAQFNPNSSPGAPIAMAVRRLSDNAIVNFVTVSDYNVRQCELTGTLVTTQIEGGQWREYCPVLEPGCDSDFGGNGPYVSGPITIAPSTDGKRVEASVNVLFNETRPDTDPDDTRARVLVTSVLYTAPPGKVVSTISANTTYHVQYMEGPDPSHGSETIAVTSGFIEQMIVNGDTGGNDLPCENNEESAYFKVKYKPFQVTLVDE; encoded by the coding sequence ATGAAACACGCTTTCCAGAAATCAGTAACGCTCCTGCTCACCGTTGCCGCCGCAACAGCGTGCAAGAAGGAACCGAACGGCGGGCCAGATTGGCCGATGCCCGATGATGAGGTCATCATCCAGTATGTCGACGACTCCTTGCGCGAAGCCTTCAATTCGGCGATCGCCGGTCAAACGAACTGCTTGCAATTCCCCGCACCTGTGGATCCACCGATGCCAACAGGTGGTGCATCAGAAGAGGATGAGCAGGAGAACCAACAGACCTGGACATGCCAGGTGCAGCCCATGCGCTTCGGCCCGCAGTTCAACGAGGCCTCCATCTTCGGTCCTAGCGATGTGGCGTATGTAGGTTCCATCCTGCGCGGCGGATCGATCTCCAGCGGCGAATGGACGCCCATGAACTACCAAGGGCGCGCGCCGCTCACGGTGACGAGCTCCTTGAACACGGGCTCGGCCTCCGCATCGGTGGTGATGGCGAATCCGGGGCTCTCTGCATACGCCGATGCGCACAACAGCCTCATCAGCAATGCCATTGTCGGTGGAACGCCCAGCACTGTAATGCTGCATACGCATGAGGTGAAGGCGCGCGAAGAGGCGCAGCGGCAGCTTGGTTTCGGAGTGGGCGCCAATTTCGGGCTTTGGGGCGGCAGCATTGCCGGTCAATTCTCCTGGAATAGTGTTCAGCAGCGGTCGAGATTCCTGTTGAAATTGGTTCAAGCCTACTACACAATGAACCTGAACGTGCCAGCAGAACCCGATGATTGGTTCGGGCAGGGACACCTGCCCAGCCATGAACAAATGATCGATCAGAACCACTGCCCCGTCTACATCTCCTCCATCACATACGGGCGGATCGCTTACGTCACCATCGAATCCTCCTCAAGTTCCCAAGAGGTGAGGCAGGCCATCCAAGCTTCATGGAACGCCTACACCGCCAGTGGCACGTTCGACTTCAACAACGCACAGATGAATGCGCTGGAGGACCGGCAGATCAGCGTGTTCATGATCGGAGGCAATACCAGCGGGCTTCAGGACATCGCTGCGGGCGACATCGGCGGCATGATCGGCAGTGGGGCGCAATTCAATCCCAACTCATCGCCTGGTGCGCCCATCGCGATGGCAGTGCGCAGACTCAGTGACAATGCCATCGTCAACTTCGTGACCGTTAGCGATTACAACGTGCGTCAATGCGAATTGACTGGCACCTTGGTGACCACGCAGATCGAGGGCGGCCAATGGCGTGAGTACTGCCCGGTGCTCGAGCCCGGCTGCGACAGCGATTTCGGTGGGAATGGTCCCTATGTGTCTGGTCCGATCACCATTGCACCATCGACGGACGGGAAGCGCGTTGAAGCCTCGGTGAACGTACTATTCAACGAGACGCGGCCCGATACCGACCCCGATGACACCAGGGCAAGGGTGCTGGTGACCAGCGTGCTTTACACAGCGCCGCCCGGGAAAGTGGTTTCGACGATTTCGGCCAACACCACTTACCATGTGCAGTACATGGAAGGGCCGGACCCCTCTCACGGATCCGAGACCATCGCTGTTACTTCAGGCTTCATTGAGCAGATGATCGTGAATGGCGATACCGGCGGCAACGACCTGCCTTGCGAGAACAACGAGGAAAGCGCGTACTTCAAAGTCAAGTACAAACCGTTCCAAGTCACGTTGGTAGATGAGTGA
- a CDS encoding sigma-70 family RNA polymerase sigma factor — protein MDQVLAKIKPVIVDHVRANSGSREDGLAIATDTVVELWKAAAAGKYTVQSNAQMTSWCFGTARNLWLKELRRRRRFDNGGLGTGNEPVETHTPEAELMESEVDPQETARQQNALRAFDRLGADCQQLFRMDADKKKPEEIMLAMGWKDQDYVRLKRFRCRKAFNQFHEAERNSMGAYHQPARP, from the coding sequence GTGGACCAGGTGCTCGCCAAGATCAAGCCCGTCATCGTCGATCATGTGCGGGCGAACAGCGGGAGCCGGGAGGATGGACTGGCCATCGCCACGGATACAGTCGTCGAGCTTTGGAAAGCCGCAGCGGCGGGCAAGTACACGGTGCAGTCGAACGCACAGATGACCTCTTGGTGCTTCGGCACCGCGCGCAACCTGTGGCTGAAGGAGTTGCGACGCCGCCGGCGATTTGATAACGGTGGGCTGGGTACAGGGAATGAACCGGTGGAAACACACACACCGGAAGCTGAACTCATGGAATCGGAAGTGGACCCTCAGGAAACCGCCCGGCAGCAGAATGCTCTGCGCGCCTTCGACCGGCTTGGCGCCGACTGCCAGCAACTGTTCCGGATGGACGCCGATAAGAAGAAGCCCGAAGAGATCATGCTGGCCATGGGCTGGAAGGACCAGGACTACGTGCGCCTGAAGCGTTTCCGCTGCCGTAAGGCGTTCAACCAGTTCCACGAAGCGGAAAGGAATTCCATGGGTGCATACCATCAACCTGCGCGACCATGA
- a CDS encoding CHAT domain-containing protein, whose product MNPAAPYAAWQTYPDTFTIALDSMFALATTLFEEDEDTAAVRLGSMCAWKCMTLPQADTARALGMMNRTALRYQNMGMYDHALARLREMEGICDLIPWWRRKGNRPALMSLGQIYGSVGDLDKSLYASRMGYEVAQDGDDPVLKRKSAMTLCMSYVMARSFEEAMPICKECWQRSLEEHKSLPHGDPALLHESANLLGQVYMAFGDFDSAMVWMDISILNARLGYGAKSYDHSSALLNKARMMVREPLDADSVIRCCRFAIEAMPVNHPAYGVIHDVYIAPTIAYAAAASCDERTALAWLTLDTVQFPLDHTGGGDPTGLLARLAYEASAVQELHRCTGKIVYGTYAAKLHEENRRVAMLNLDELDAAGVASALGQNLVQNSQYLDLLSSLHRAGLTSFEHLAEVMDERRSLDLRRFQQFCAASDPRAVAAARELQERRAERISRQSGPGLDANERDRLNSVIDSLQELLKRTQPSFTAPVSVGALARARELAGRSTGVLTYALGDTSLHVLAVFPDTSLFLSKTLRATDKTMLAALSDSLRSGRSGSWQQESLQRAGDLLLGSLPVQGARELLVIPEAQLAQLPFEVLPVTAADGNQTLLGDLATVHYEYALVSSPDPSRSEPVGELLAIAPEFEPIDTRGVDPSDVQSSLRSAFRDAIVPLAHNTAEVEGLLRIFSGRSITGGGIRSDEVAMGAAQPGDVLHFATHAFCDPVYPERSAIVLSSATVEPSAERGTTNAGALIHEYEIQSLPIRADMVVLSACETGIGKELAGEGTLSLARAFRVAGVPNIVSSLWKVDDLATKEIMVKFYEHLAEGMGKADALAEAKRWYRKEYPSEPPSKWAAFILIGDNEPVRLKKRRPVQPWLIGGGLAAVIAALAARRRRMRRAA is encoded by the coding sequence TTGAATCCGGCAGCGCCTTATGCAGCCTGGCAGACGTATCCGGACACCTTCACGATCGCGCTCGACTCGATGTTCGCGTTGGCAACGACCCTGTTCGAGGAGGACGAGGATACAGCTGCGGTGCGGTTGGGTTCGATGTGCGCGTGGAAGTGCATGACGCTTCCTCAGGCGGATACGGCGCGTGCGCTGGGCATGATGAATCGAACTGCATTGCGCTATCAGAACATGGGCATGTACGACCATGCCCTCGCCCGATTGCGCGAGATGGAAGGGATATGCGATCTGATCCCTTGGTGGAGGCGGAAGGGGAATCGACCTGCGCTCATGAGCTTAGGTCAGATCTACGGAAGCGTCGGCGACCTCGACAAGAGCCTCTATGCATCGCGAATGGGATATGAAGTAGCTCAGGACGGCGATGACCCAGTGCTTAAGCGGAAGTCGGCTATGACGCTATGCATGTCATACGTGATGGCACGTTCATTCGAGGAAGCGATGCCCATCTGCAAGGAATGCTGGCAGCGGTCGCTCGAGGAGCACAAGAGCCTACCTCATGGCGATCCAGCTTTGCTGCACGAATCCGCGAACCTGCTCGGACAAGTGTATATGGCGTTCGGGGATTTCGATTCGGCCATGGTCTGGATGGATATCAGCATCCTCAACGCTCGGCTCGGATACGGTGCGAAGAGCTATGATCACAGCTCGGCCTTGTTGAACAAAGCGAGGATGATGGTGCGTGAACCGCTTGATGCGGACTCGGTGATCCGTTGCTGTCGGTTCGCGATTGAGGCAATGCCGGTCAACCATCCGGCATACGGAGTGATTCATGATGTGTATATCGCACCCACGATCGCATACGCTGCCGCGGCCAGTTGTGATGAGCGCACCGCCTTGGCCTGGCTGACTTTGGATACAGTGCAATTTCCGCTCGACCATACGGGAGGCGGGGATCCGACCGGCCTTCTCGCCCGCCTCGCATACGAAGCATCGGCTGTTCAGGAATTGCATCGATGCACAGGCAAAATCGTGTACGGCACGTACGCGGCTAAGCTGCACGAGGAGAATCGACGTGTGGCCATGCTCAATCTCGATGAATTGGATGCGGCGGGGGTGGCGAGCGCCTTGGGCCAGAACCTGGTCCAGAACAGCCAGTACCTCGATCTGCTCAGTTCCCTGCACCGTGCAGGATTGACCTCGTTCGAGCATTTGGCCGAGGTGATGGACGAGCGGCGGTCATTGGATCTTCGTCGTTTCCAGCAGTTCTGCGCGGCATCCGATCCGCGCGCTGTTGCTGCAGCGCGGGAACTGCAGGAGCGCAGAGCGGAGCGCATCAGCCGCCAGAGCGGCCCCGGTCTCGATGCGAATGAACGCGACCGCCTGAATTCGGTCATCGATTCCCTTCAAGAGCTTCTCAAGAGAACGCAACCCTCTTTTACCGCTCCGGTCTCCGTGGGTGCGCTGGCTCGTGCTCGTGAGCTCGCCGGGAGGAGCACCGGCGTTCTCACATACGCGCTCGGAGACACATCCCTGCATGTACTGGCGGTGTTCCCGGATACCAGCTTGTTCCTCTCCAAGACGTTGAGGGCAACAGACAAGACGATGCTGGCTGCGTTGAGTGACAGCCTCCGGTCTGGGCGCTCCGGCAGCTGGCAGCAGGAATCGCTTCAACGCGCTGGAGACCTGCTCCTGGGTTCGTTGCCCGTGCAGGGCGCGAGAGAATTACTGGTCATTCCGGAGGCGCAACTCGCGCAGCTGCCGTTCGAGGTACTGCCCGTGACCGCTGCGGATGGCAACCAAACCTTGCTCGGGGACCTGGCCACTGTGCACTATGAGTATGCGCTGGTCAGTTCACCTGATCCATCGCGTTCGGAGCCGGTGGGTGAGTTGCTTGCCATCGCGCCGGAATTCGAACCGATCGACACGCGCGGCGTTGATCCTTCCGATGTTCAAAGCAGCTTGCGCAGCGCATTCCGCGACGCCATTGTCCCGCTTGCCCACAACACAGCCGAGGTTGAAGGCTTGCTCAGGATCTTCTCAGGCCGCAGCATCACGGGCGGTGGGATCCGCAGCGATGAGGTCGCCATGGGCGCGGCTCAGCCCGGCGATGTGCTCCATTTCGCCACGCATGCCTTCTGCGATCCTGTCTATCCGGAGCGATCAGCCATCGTTCTCTCCAGTGCGACCGTGGAACCCAGCGCTGAGCGCGGAACGACCAACGCTGGAGCACTGATCCACGAGTATGAGATCCAGAGCCTCCCCATCCGGGCGGATATGGTGGTGCTGAGCGCATGTGAGACGGGGATAGGCAAGGAGCTGGCTGGCGAGGGCACGCTCTCCCTGGCCCGCGCGTTCCGCGTCGCCGGCGTACCCAACATCGTCTCCTCCCTCTGGAAGGTGGACGACCTGGCCACCAAGGAGATCATGGTGAAATTCTACGAGCACCTGGCCGAGGGCATGGGCAAGGCCGATGCATTGGCCGAGGCGAAGCGGTGGTACCGGAAGGAGTACCCGAGCGAGCCGCCGAGCAAATGGGCGGCCTTCATCCTGATCGGCGACAACGAGCCGGTGCGGTTGAAGAAGCGGAGGCCCGTGCAGCCTTGGTTGATCGGAGGCGGATTGGCCGCGGTGATAGCGGCCCTCGCGGCCCGGCGGCGGCGCATGCGTCGCGCGGCCTGA
- a CDS encoding CHAT domain-containing protein, protein MDHPTFLRRITWHSIFGILFSACASIDRPDVATDTQADEERSAYSIQEIASSVQQDTAGLGRIKAMHVKAVALLNADSIEAGAQLAWQVVDSALKLPLPDTATALLSLVTLADELREARDIDGALVAHQSVNALLDSWRPSEAASIHVAIWSLAATNHRNLYQLDQALKAAGRAARIAEVLAEPIGLIQSLDALLDIEFSSGQYDRAIRTGTRALDLLKMAEIEEQERYYWQYRICMSLAQVSNAQEDFDVASKYFNLGILAAGNRFGIPSFNYATAILNKGISFLRDPVQVDSVLHYLRLGETLLPEEHPAQAMIKRYNIDPMIGWTLAHAGRLDELHGYDRLDTSSIAIDWQQQGDPMTMLGLYGYEAGIHQEIFKHTGDPGAARMALRFFEEVDRGAHAIYRNMDLDGMPRLTSQVSEHKKQYLYLLALLSEQGIMPIDIPFATELMDQAKSLQLRKFMQDAAVAETNGGSNYHRLQRLIRARNAGLSIDSLSPGALEARIDSMQEAFFGGRLPSLERTSGTAFEKLRAVAENGTSVISFSMVDSVLFQLAVFPDTTILAWQHLDEMQRELISSFQAGLSNPASSVDKALRLGALIFSKIPVPRTSSTLIIPDGTLCHIPFEAIEVPHHNEATALLGDLTTIRYEYSIDLIDRKHKSAVPGTLFALAPEFAPPPLATDTDLIALNDLLASRPNLRANLGPLVHNREEVDALATRFKGSTITGTHLAKEQVLEGMRNAAVLHFATHAFADQDDPERSAIVISGDAAQRNNEAASSDRSWSSRPNDALLHAWEIQTMPLNAQLAVLSACETAVGREQAGEGVMSLARAFRYAGVDNIVSSLWKVDDAATKEIMLSFYDNLAEGMGKAEALAEAKRLYRTTYPNEPPSKWAAFVLIGDNEPVLLKQRASMQPWMWVAAGAALLAGAGLWARRRSKARLAA, encoded by the coding sequence ATGGACCATCCCACATTCTTGAGGAGGATCACGTGGCACTCGATCTTCGGTATTTTGTTTTCGGCTTGTGCAAGCATTGACCGACCAGATGTAGCTACGGACACGCAGGCGGATGAGGAGCGATCCGCTTACAGTATTCAAGAGATTGCCTCCTCAGTGCAGCAGGATACCGCTGGGCTGGGTAGGATAAAGGCGATGCATGTAAAGGCGGTAGCCCTCTTGAACGCGGACAGCATCGAAGCAGGTGCCCAGTTGGCCTGGCAGGTGGTGGATTCAGCGTTGAAGCTGCCCTTGCCCGATACAGCTACGGCGCTACTTTCCCTGGTAACCTTGGCTGATGAGTTGCGCGAAGCAAGGGACATTGATGGTGCCCTCGTTGCCCACCAAAGCGTAAATGCACTCCTTGATAGCTGGAGACCCAGTGAAGCGGCATCGATCCATGTTGCGATATGGTCCCTCGCGGCAACAAACCATAGGAATCTGTATCAACTCGACCAAGCACTCAAAGCCGCCGGTCGGGCCGCTAGGATCGCAGAAGTATTGGCCGAACCCATCGGTCTAATTCAGTCCTTGGATGCGCTGCTGGACATTGAATTCTCATCAGGCCAATATGATCGCGCGATCCGGACTGGAACTCGGGCACTAGACCTACTGAAGATGGCTGAGATCGAGGAACAAGAAAGGTACTACTGGCAATATCGCATCTGCATGAGCTTGGCCCAGGTAAGCAATGCACAGGAAGATTTCGATGTTGCCAGCAAGTATTTCAACTTGGGGATCCTTGCCGCAGGGAATCGCTTCGGCATTCCGAGCTTCAACTATGCAACAGCCATCCTGAACAAGGGTATCAGCTTCCTGCGTGATCCAGTACAAGTGGATTCGGTATTGCACTATCTGCGCCTTGGTGAAACTCTACTACCGGAAGAACATCCGGCTCAAGCCATGATCAAGCGCTACAACATTGACCCCATGATCGGCTGGACTCTGGCACATGCTGGCAGACTGGATGAACTGCATGGGTATGACCGATTGGATACATCTTCCATCGCCATTGATTGGCAGCAACAGGGAGACCCAATGACCATGCTCGGTCTGTATGGCTATGAAGCGGGTATCCATCAGGAGATCTTCAAGCATACGGGGGATCCTGGAGCCGCAAGGATGGCGTTGCGCTTCTTTGAAGAGGTGGACAGAGGTGCCCACGCGATCTACCGGAATATGGATCTGGACGGAATGCCTCGCCTGACATCCCAAGTAAGTGAGCATAAGAAACAATATCTGTACCTGCTGGCATTGTTGAGTGAGCAGGGCATCATGCCCATTGACATCCCGTTCGCGACCGAGTTGATGGATCAGGCGAAGTCACTTCAGTTGCGCAAGTTCATGCAGGATGCAGCCGTTGCAGAAACCAATGGTGGTTCCAACTACCATAGGCTCCAACGCCTGATAAGAGCCCGAAATGCAGGTCTATCCATCGATTCGCTTTCGCCGGGTGCTTTGGAGGCCAGAATAGATTCCATGCAAGAGGCATTCTTCGGCGGTCGTCTTCCGTCGCTGGAGCGTACGTCGGGAACTGCTTTCGAGAAGTTGCGGGCAGTGGCAGAGAATGGAACAAGTGTGATCTCATTCTCCATGGTCGATTCTGTCCTTTTCCAACTCGCCGTATTTCCGGACACCACCATATTGGCATGGCAGCATCTCGATGAGATGCAGCGTGAGCTGATCAGCTCATTCCAAGCTGGCTTGTCAAACCCCGCATCAAGTGTGGACAAAGCACTTCGCCTCGGCGCTTTGATCTTCAGCAAGATCCCCGTACCCCGCACATCAAGCACGCTGATCATCCCGGATGGCACCCTGTGCCACATACCCTTTGAAGCGATCGAGGTGCCACATCACAATGAAGCGACCGCTCTCCTCGGCGATCTCACCACCATCCGATACGAATACTCCATCGATCTCATAGACCGCAAGCACAAGAGCGCCGTACCCGGCACCCTTTTCGCCCTGGCCCCGGAGTTCGCTCCCCCACCACTTGCTACGGATACGGATCTTATCGCCCTCAACGACTTGCTTGCCTCTCGGCCCAACCTCCGCGCCAACTTGGGCCCATTGGTCCACAACCGCGAAGAAGTGGATGCTTTGGCCACGCGCTTCAAGGGAAGCACGATCACCGGCACGCACTTGGCCAAGGAGCAGGTACTGGAGGGCATGCGCAACGCCGCCGTGCTGCACTTCGCCACCCATGCCTTCGCCGACCAGGACGACCCCGAGCGCTCGGCCATCGTGATCAGCGGCGATGCCGCGCAACGCAACAACGAGGCAGCAAGCAGCGACCGCAGTTGGAGCAGCCGCCCCAACGATGCCCTGCTCCACGCTTGGGAGATCCAGACCATGCCGCTCAATGCCCAACTGGCTGTGCTCAGCGCCTGCGAGACCGCCGTGGGCCGCGAACAGGCCGGCGAAGGGGTGATGTCATTGGCCCGCGCCTTCCGCTATGCCGGGGTGGACAACATCGTAAGCAGCCTGTGGAAGGTGGACGATGCCGCCACCAAGGAGATCATGCTTTCCTTTTACGACAACCTTGCGGAGGGCATGGGCAAGGCCGAAGCTCTGGCCGAGGCTAAGCGGTTGTACCGCACGACCTATCCCAATGAGCCCCCGAGCAAGTGGGCAGCCTTTGTTCTGATTGGCGATAATGAGCCAGTGCTTTTGAAGCAGCGGGCATCGATGCAGCCGTGGATGTGGGTGGCCGCAGGGGCAGCCCTCCTTGCGGGTGCTGGCCTGTGGGCAAGGCGGCGCAGTAAGGCCCGATTGGCGGCTTGA
- a CDS encoding isoprenylcysteine carboxylmethyltransferase family protein, protein MRKLPSILLLLSLLYLVPLLGAPTLLLSWPVLFAATLCTLLLATQPVIDAKETQEHRNTDCNTLWLILGVSALGQVACLLEWAYVREASQTFTPLAIGGSAVMLTGMILRYWSIRTLDRAFSATVRIKEGQQLITSGPYRLLRHPSYTGAWLVFVGVALLFHSWAGLLIMGPGMFWVYTRRIATEERTLEAAFGEAYREMKNRTWRMVPGW, encoded by the coding sequence ATGCGCAAGCTCCCTTCCATCCTGCTCCTCTTGTCCCTGCTCTACTTGGTGCCCCTACTGGGAGCGCCTACGCTGCTACTGAGTTGGCCTGTACTCTTCGCCGCCACATTGTGTACGCTGCTCCTAGCCACCCAACCAGTGATCGATGCCAAGGAGACCCAGGAACATCGCAACACCGATTGCAATACGCTGTGGCTGATCCTCGGCGTGAGCGCCTTGGGCCAGGTGGCCTGCCTGTTGGAGTGGGCCTACGTTCGCGAAGCGTCACAAACATTCACCCCGCTGGCCATCGGCGGAAGCGCTGTCATGCTCACTGGGATGATCCTGCGTTACTGGAGCATCCGTACGCTGGACCGTGCCTTCAGCGCCACAGTGCGCATCAAGGAAGGACAACAGCTGATCACCAGCGGCCCGTACCGACTGTTGCGCCACCCAAGCTATACCGGAGCCTGGCTGGTGTTCGTGGGCGTGGCCCTGCTCTTCCACAGCTGGGCCGGTCTGCTGATCATGGGGCCTGGCATGTTCTGGGTGTACACGCGCCGCATCGCTACCGAGGAGCGCACCCTGGAGGCGGCCTTCGGCGAGGCGTACCGGGAGATGAAGAACAGGACGTGGCGGATGGTGCCGGGGTGGTGA